From the genome of Symphalangus syndactylus isolate Jambi chromosome 13, NHGRI_mSymSyn1-v2.1_pri, whole genome shotgun sequence:
AGTCACTGGAACCTGAAAACAATGTCAATGCTCCTCAAATGGTAAATATATGCAAAATGAGAGACCGTGAAAACAATGGAGAGCCAGTCAACAATTAAACTAAAATGACGGATTTATACCCAGCCCCATAGATGAGCCTCAAAGGCATTATGCCAAGTAAATGAAGCCAGATTTTAGAGGATACAttttgtgtgattccatttatatgacattctataaaaaggcaaaacaacaGATGGAGACTAGATCCGTGTTTTCTCAGGGACTAAGTGTAGAGGGAGGATTGACTACCTAGAGTCAGCAGAGGGAGGGAATGTTCGGGTAATGATCCTTTTCATTGTCTTCACAGCGGTTGTGTATATAACTGTATACATCGGTCAACCCACATAAAATTGCATATGATAAAGAATGAATTCAACcatatttaactttaaataaatttttaaaaattaaacataagatGCCACTGCACTGTCACTAGAACTCTTAAAATATAAAgcataagctgggcacagtggctcatgcctataatcccaacactgggaggccaaagaggaagaattgcttgaggtcaggagttcaagaccagcctgggcaacatggtgagacctcatctctacaaaaaatacaaaaattagtcaggcgtggcaGTGAGCAcctatggtcccaactacttgggaggctgaggtgggaggattgcttgaaccaaggaggtggaggttgcagtgagccgagatagtgccaccgcactccagcctgggcgacagagtgaaaccctgactcaaaaaacatttttaatttaagtGTATAGCTATACATAAAGCATGGCAATACCAAGCATTGATAAGGGCATGGAGCTACTGGAATTCTGGCACATGGCTAGGAGGAGTGGTAAAAGTCCATGCCATTTTACCAAAGTTAAACATACAGGTAGCCTTTAGCccaataatttctgtttttagatcTTCATGAGTGTCCCATGGCTCGGATGTCCCCAGAGATCCTGATCCAAGCTCTGGTAAGAATCAGTTTCTGCtccatctcctctcctctctgggcaggtcGCTGGGTTCTCTGGGCCGTGGGGTTTCCGTCCAATCGGTGTGGAGGAGAGGAGCTCTGACTTGTGGGCCTGAGGTTCCTCTTCTGCGTAGGGCtgaatctcttcctcctcagcttTCCCATCAGCCCCAACGCCCTCCccctccactcccttccccttctctcctcacAGGGGGAGCGCAAGGAGCCTCCGCTTCAGAGATGCTGCCGCTGCTGCTTCCCCTGCTGTGGGCAGGTGAGTGGCCCCAGGGAGAGGGGCTGTGGGGATGAGCCGACCTGACCCTCGTGTCTCCACAGGGACCCTGGCTCTGGAGGGCATATTCCAGCTGGAGGTGCCGGAGTCGGTGACGGTGCAGGAGGGTCTGTGCGTCTTCGTGCCCTGCACGTTCTTCTACCTGAGGCACACCGTCATCAAGATTGGCCTTGCTCATGGCTACTGGTTCCGGGAAGGAGACAATCCTCTACGGGATGCCCCAGTGGCCACAAATGACCCTGCTCGACAAGTGCGGGAGGAGACACGGGGTcgattctgcctcctgggtaatCCCAGGGAGAAAAACTGCTCCCTGAGCATCAGAGACGCCAGGAAGAGGGACAGTGGTTCGTACTTCTTTCGTGTGGAGGAAAGAATGATGAAATATAATTACAAAGATCCCCAGCTCTCTGTGCATGTGACGGGTAAGGCACGGGATCCAGGAGCAGCCACAGCGGGAGGTCATGGGGGCTGCAAGGCAGGGCCGGGTTGGGAAGGGGTAAAGGGCGAAGTGAGTCAGGCACAGGGGAAGACCTGAACCAGAGCCTGCACTCCCCCGAGCTGCACCTCAGAACCCCTTCCTGATCCTGCATCCCCCTCTCCTCACCAGCCCTGACCCACAGGCCCGACATCCTCATCCCGGGGGCCCTGAAGTCTGGCCGCCCCAGGAACCTGACCTGCTCTGTGCCCTGGGCCTGTGAGCAGGGGACACCCCCCATCTTCTCCTGGATTGGGACTTCTGTGTCCCCACTGAGCTCCACCACAGCCCTCTCCTCGGTGGTCACCCTCATCCCACAGCCCCAGGACCACGGCAGCAGACTCACCTGTCAGGTGACCTTGCCCGGGGCCGGTGTAACCACGACCAGGACCGTCCGACTTGACGTATCCTGTGAGAGCTGGGCCAGGACACCGAGGTCGCTGATGGGGTGGGGTCACTGAGAGCAGGAGATGGGGGTCAGGGCTGGACACGGGTGCTGAGTCCCAGAATTTGGGCTTGGAGTGGGGGGTCAGGAGGACACTGGCTCTGCCTTCCCTGTTTATGCAGCTCCTGGGGAGAGAGGACCAGTGTCCCCAGCTCTCACAGTGATGCGGGTCGCTGTGCCTTTCTGTCCCAGACCCTCCTCAGAACTTGACCTTGACTGTCTTCCAAGGAGACGGCACAGGTAGGATGGTGCTCCCTCCCTGGGGCTGGCGAAGCAGGGCCTCCAgctcagggcagggccaggtgccTCCTCATCCTGGACTCACCCTGTTGACCTGAGACCCCCATGTGGGTGAACCCAGGGCCTCTCTGCATCCTCAGCCCCAGTGGCCACCTGAGCACCTGTCACCACCCCCCACTCCCTTCAGAATcctgcacacacacccaccttggccccactGCAAGGGTAGGGTGACAGTCACACAGCCCCAGCCCCGAGGCCCCTGATGATCCACTCCCGGAACACACATTCAGcctcaactttttattttccccaatagttCTGACCTAATACTTCTGGATAGATGATATTGTCACATGGGCAAAACTTCAAAATGCACAGCAGAGTCTGTCCTTAGAGGCCCGTCCCCCTCACCAGAATTCACCAGTGTCCGTCCAGGctgctctgagccttggtttGTGCACATGGAGGATCTCAGAGGTGGTTTGACATCAGTAGTGAGACTGTCCGCCCCCACATCTAGGGCTGTGTGTGATTCCACTGCACAAGATGGACTCTGATTTTGTGGAGTCTCCTAATTCATGATCATGGCACTAACTTATCTGAGCACAGAAATGCTATAGTGATTTATCCTGTATCTCTTTTCACAAATGTTCATGTGAACGTCTCTAAGTTAAATGCAAAATAGCTGGGTCATTGCGTTTTTTGAATATTGAGAGATATGGCCATGTGGTTCTCCATCTGAAAAGGACGAGCTCACCTTGCCGACAGGAAGAGGTGAAGGCGTGAGTTTCCCCAGCCTCACCGACCCAGTGTGGGGTGAGACACTTAGACCTTTGCCAATATTGGGTGAAAATCTGCATCTCCATGACACATTAATTAGAATGTTTCCCTGACTGTGAATGGTATGCAGTTTTTTGTACATTAAggagccattttctttcttttgctctgtGAACTCCCGTTTATAGTCTTTTCTCAGCTTTCCAGAGTGATtttacctttattatttattcttgagGCTCTCTTCAGTTTGAGAAATTACTGAATATCAGTAATATACATTACAAATACATATCCCAATATGCCAtgtggctttttctttctttcttttgtcctccaggctgtaatgcagtggcacaatctcggctcactgcaaccccacctcccgggttcaagcgacgcccccgcctcagcctcccgagtagctggaattacaggcacacgccgcaattcccggctaattttttgttgttgttgtatttttagtagcgatggggtttcaccatgtttgttggccaggctggtctcgaacttctgacctcaggagatcttcccacctcggcctcccaaagtgctgggattacgggtgtgagccaccatgcccagccctgtgtaGCTTTTTCTTAGCTGTccatgattttcttaatgtataGGAATCGATTTATTCCTGTATTCacccttcttgatttcttttattgGTGACAATTACTCCCATGCcgaatttattaaaacaaatctcggccaggtgcagtggctcacgcctgtaaccagaacactttgggaggtcaaggtgggtggactgttgagtcagaagctcgagaccagcctgaccaacatggtgaaaccccatctctactaaaaatacaaaaattagctgtgtgtggctgtgtgtggtggtgcatacctgtaatcccagctacacgggaggctgagccaggagaattgcttgggcccaggaggtggaggttgcagtgagccgagatcaagcccctgcactctaccctgggcggcaaaaacaaaaaaacaaaaaaacaacaaaaaaaacctccccACTTTTCCTCTTGTGTCTTGTGTCTGaactccaccctccaccccagccTGTACACCCTGTCTCCCTCCAGCCCTGCAGGTCTATTTGCATTTTCTGGATGTGATCAGGTTTTTGTCATCTTTGCACTTTCTGTTCCTTCTTAATGGAATGCCCTTCCAGCCCTCATTATCTAGCTACCCCTGCTTGTCCTTCATACCCTACTACTTCCTGTGTGAAGTAGGTAtgccttctccaggaagcctttctggATCACATAGTTTACCTGGTCTCATATACATTGACATCCCCAAGGCTACTGGAGCCTGAGTCACCTCCACCACATGTCACGTGGCCTCATGAGCACCTGTTCTTAAGTCCTGCTACCAACCAGACTCTGAATTTCTGGGAGTGAGAGCCTCTCAGAGGCACAGCGATAAGTCAGTAAACCAGTGTCAGGTAAGGACCTGGATACAGAACAAGAAGGTTCAGGGAGAACCTGGAAGCTGAGGTTTCAGCGAGAGCATTGAAGAGGACGTGGAATATGGGCTTAAACTGACATCTTATTTGGTTGCCCTGTGAAGCTCGAGACCCTCCGTCTGTGATTTCTGGGGCACAAATCCAGCCAGAAAGGGCCCATCAGTGCAGAGACATATCTAAACCATGCTATATAGAGAAATTGGGGCCTGAGCCGCCCTCTAAGCCAAGGCTCACCCCGCTTTCTGGATCCATCTCACAGAGTCtgtttctatcagtttttgcttcttgTGAGTCTGAATCTGTTCCTCTATTTGGTCTCCTTAGGTGTCCTTCTTTCTCTCAATCTCTTTGTCATTCTGaccctctgtctctttttcttcagCATCCACAACCCTGACAAATGGATCATCTCTTCAGGTCCTGGAAGGACAGTCCCTGCGCCTGGTCTGTGATGTTGATAGCAATCCTCCCGCCAGGCTGAGCTGGGCCCATGAGAACCTGATTCTAAGCCCCTCACAGCCCAATCCCGGGATGCTGGAGCTGCCTCAAGTGCACCTCAGGAATGAAGGAGAATTCACCTGCCGAGCTCGGAACCCTCTGGGTTCCCAGCAAATCTCCCTGAGGCTCTTTGTGCAGAGTGAGTGTCAAGGGGCTGCACACCAGTTCCTCTCTCCCAATGACCTTTACTCCCAGGTCTTGAACAAGTAATCCACCGGGCTCACCAAGAGAATAGGGCTGTGCTCAGCTCAGCCTCAGCCTCGGCTGTGAGGCCAGCAATGTCTCAGGGGCCAGAGCCTTCTTTTATTGCTGCTCAGTCTTGGTAGGGGATGAGGTAAGCCCTGGGCTGCTTACTGACATGCAGGGATGCAGGTAGAACTGGTAGAACCTATGTCCAATTGTCAGGAGACAAACAATAAGGAATTGTGGTTTAGCAGATGAATCCACCTCATGCACCTTTTTGCAGGAAAATCAGGGCCCATGGCAGAGGTGGTTCTGGTGGCCATCGGGGAGGCTGCTGTGAAGATcctgcttctcttcctctgcctcaTCATCCTCAGGTGAGCACTGCCCCAGGGAGCAAAGGGAGGTGCAGGGAGGGCAGGGGACACAATGCTGAATTTGAGTCCCAGTGCTGGAGGGTCCTGAACCAGTCAAGAGAACCTGGGCCAACAGACAGAGGCTCAGTTGTGGTGAGAATTTCACccaagaaaatgttttctgtacCCAACTTTGCTGTGTGTCCAGGGTGAGAGGTTCCTTCTCTCATCGTGGAGGTCTTGGAGGCTGAACCTGCTCTCTCCACATCAGTCCCCTCCAGCCCCTTAGCAGAGCACAGGGAAGTGAGTCTGCTGGCCACTGCTCCCTGATTTGACCGCACTCACAGGTCCTTGTCTCTTCACTCAGAGTGAAGTCCCACCGGAGGAAGGCAGCAAAGGCAGCTACAGGTGTGGAGGCTGCATAGGTTGCCAAAGGTTAATCTCTCAGGTGAGTGTTGAGGGCATCTCACCCTCCAACATCCCACTGGGCACCTCCTCCTTGATGGCCCCCATGATTGCTCTGCTCAGCATGGTCCACTCATCTCCCTCCTCAAACCCTTTTCTCCTCCTGGGATCCCCATCCCACTGATGACACAGTGGCCCCGCCTCTTGTCACAGGTAAGTGACTGGGGCCAGTGGCACAGGCAGTgaaaagaatttaccaagacagttgtaggtGTAGAACcacagatttattagagaaagtatgaaaatatgtTGCAACGGGCAGGCCAGCAAGAGAGGAGCTGACTGCAAAGAGACAAAGGCTTGCCCCAGCAAGGGGCCTGTGGTGCTTGTGCTGGAGAGGGATGCATGGAGTACTGGTaatgccaaggttgcagtgagctaactcGCATTGTTCTATCAGCTGAGGTTCTGGTGGTAGCTGGGCACAGAAAAGTTGTGAGTTATTTGCACAGGAGGGCCACCTGTCctgaaccatgaagaaaggcAGGCTTGCAGCTTATCTGCTTTCTCTCTTTGCTTTCCTCTGCTCCCACCAGCCTGACTCCTTTTCCTTATTAGGGCTCGACACTTCTAAACTCAGAACCAGAATGTGAGTCTCCACCTtgacctccctccctcctccagggcCCATAAATCATTAACTcttgttcctctttctcctcagCAGGGCTCATCTTGGAGCTCTTTTCTCCATCCTGACTCTGGTCATGCCTGGGCCTCACCTCTTCCCTGGTCACTGAACCCTCCTCACCTTTTGCCTCCATCTCTCCCCAACCCAGGCCTCCAGACTCTGCTTCCAGATGCCTCCTCGTTCAGTGCCTCCACAGTATGAATGGCGGTGCTTCCTCTCCATTGCTGGAGAATGAGGTGGAAACACCACAGCCTGGACTGAAGGCCCTACATGGTCTGTCCCCTGCTGGACTTGGCTCCCCGATGGTGTTCAAATGGCCAAGcagcacatgagaaaatgctcggTATTGTTACTCATTTGATGAATGCAAAACCCAACTGCAAaggagatactacttcacacttACTAGGAAGgcgttaaataaacaaataaaaatgaacaaacaaaaacagaaataaataaatgcttcgTATGATGATGCTGATAGATACAACTAAGTAGTTAGTTGCTTATAATGAAGAGTTTGGATCTCAGAGAAGTGAGAAGAGTCCTACTGTAttgttgaatattttcctttgtatGGCCTTTTGAATAAGGACTAAATAGGTATTTGGTAGCATATGTAGAACGATCACGAATGTAACAGCTGCAAGAACAGACAGATACAAGTGTTTTGCGTTGTGTTTTGAATACCTTGAGTACAGCTGCCATTTGTGACATAATTTTTTGAATTGGTTTATAACTGTTTGTAAAGGTCTGAATAAAACCAAACATACacttctcttgaaaaaaaaaaaaaaaatactggcaaggcgtggtggctcacgcctgtaatcccagcactttgggagggcgaagtgggtgggtcacgaggtcaagagatcgagaccatcctggccaacatggtgaaaccccgtctctactaaaaatacaaaaattagctgggcatggtggtgtgcacctgtagtcccagctactcgggaggctgaggcaggagaatcgcttgaacccaggaggcaaaggttgcagtgagccaagattgtaccactgcacgccagcctggcgaGAGatcgagactgcatctcaaaagaaaaaaaatactaattgtTTGCAAGAATGTGGACAAGTGGGAGCCCCTTTGCACTCCATGTAAAATGGCGTGACCCTGTGGAAAACTCTTTGGAATTCTCTCCGAAAGTTAAGCCTAGAAACACACTGTAATCCAGCCATCCATTCCTATATTTGTTCCCAGAATTGAAAGCATGAACTTAAACAGAAACCTatacaccaatgttcatagcagcattatttacaatggctaaaaggtgggggaaaaaaaaaactcgtGTCCATTGACTGATAAGTGGATAGAAAAAAGGTTCCATATCCATAATATGGGATATTCTTTAGTtaaaaatggaatggaactgatacatgctataacatgggtgaaccttgaaacaACATGCCACATGAAAGAAGCCACACATAAAATGACAAATAGTATATAATTCTGCTTATGTAGCCTTACCTAGAATTGgcaaattcatggagacagaaagtagaatcacATGTCAGAGGCTGGGGAACAGGGCAAGGAAGAAGGGTGATTGTGCAAATGGTGCAGAGTTTCTGTTGGGGATGATGAAGAAATTCGGTAAACAGTGGTTGCACAACATGGTGAATGTGCTTTACTGTCACTGAATTTTACCCTCTAGAATGTTACAAATAGCAAATTATATGTTACACATTGTATAGTGAGGTCTAGCAccgctataaagaaatacctgggactgggtaattcagaaaggaaagaggcttaattggctcaagGCTCTGCAGGTGGTACAGGAAGCGCAGCAGCCTCTGCTTCTGGAaggcctcaggacacttacaatcatgacggaaggtgaaggggaagcaggcaggtCTTACAcggccagagcaggagaaagagaaagagaaggaggctgggcacggtggctcacgcctgtaatcccagcactttgggaggccaaggcgggtggatcacttgaggtcaggagatcgagaccatcctggccaacatggtgaaaccctgtctctactaaaaatacaaaaaaaaaacaattatccaggcatggtgatacgcgcctgtagtcccagctactcaggaggctggggcaggagaatctcttgaaccatggagtcggagcttgcagtgagctgagatcacgcccctgtactccagcctggtgacagagcaagagtctgtctcaaaaataaataaataaataaaatttatcatcgatatccgtgtgtgtgtgtgtataaaaacaTAGCACATATAGGGTTTGCCCTGTaagtggtttcaggcatccactgggggtcttggaaggTATCCACTGTGGATGGGGGACTACTCTAGAGTAAATCTTTATAGTGTAAAGTGATGACAAGAGATGAGGGGGGAAGAGATGATAAGAGTATGACAATGCCtccaatatttaaaatagaattcaCATAGAATGCAGCCACTCCACCTCTGGTCTACATGAAAAGAATTGAAAGTGGGAActtgaaggccgggcacagtgactcacgagtgtaatcccagcactttgggaggccgaggcaggtggatcacctgaggtcaggagtttgagaccagcttggccagcatggtgaaaccccatctctaccaaaaataaaaaaattagctgggcgtggtggcaggctcctgtaatcccagctactggggaggctgaggcaggagaatcatttgaacctgacaggcagaggttgcagtgagccgagatcatgtcattgcactccagcctgggcaacagagtcccagagtccgtctcaaaaaaaagcaaaaaaaagaaagtgggaacttgaatagatatttataCTCCCGTGTTCATGGCAGCATCATTCGCCAGAGCCAAGAGGTGGATTTTTGGAGAGGCAGATGAGTAAGCAAAAGGTGGTAAAATCATACGTTTGAATCtgtcagccttaaaaagaaaagaaattctgacacctGCTACCACAAGGCTGGGCCTTGAGGACATTATCCTAAGGGAAATACAGCAGTCACGAAAAGTCAAATACTGTCCAGTTCCACCTACTGAGATTCCTAGAGGAGTCATATTCACAGAAACAGTGAGTACAGTGGTGTTTGCCAGGCACCCAGGACAGGGAAAATGGAAAGTCGCTGTTGAGTTCTGGAAATTCGTTGTACAACAAAGTGAATATGCTTCACAGAACTGAACCGTACACCTAAACATAATGACAATGGTGATGTTTATGTTCTGCATTTTCTTTGTACCAAAATTAAAAGGTATTTGAAAGGGGAAGAGCTGATTGCAGGTAGAGAAGGGAAGTTCACAGGACAGAGCCCCAGGAGAATCCAATGAAGAAGACGCACCTGAGAACCCGGCTGTGTCGGCCTCCCCGATTATTCCTATGGACGTCCCTTTACTGTGGGATCCAGACCCCATTTCTCCACAACAGTGGGGCTCCTGGACCCCAAGGGCTGCATTGTGTTGGGACCTTGTTTCTCTCACTGCACCGGCTCCCCTCCATCAAGCTTAATAACTCGCAGCTGCATAATTATGTTCATGGTTTATTGCCTGCTCCCTGCACCAGAGAGTAACCTGGATCAGGGTCAGGCAGGCATCTTCCGGGGGCTCTTTCTGTAGCCACACCTGCCCTGCTCAGGCCTCAGGGGCCCTCCATCGAATTCCATAATTTTTTGACTCCTTATTTGGATCCTCAATCCATCACCACCACGTGCGCCAACTCAGAGAGATTATCTGTAATTCCTCAGCCCTAATGTCCTTTtacataaaatggaaagaatagcACTGAGTTTATTGTAGGATCTGGGGAGGAAGCAGTGCGATTAGTCCCCACCTGTGctattttcctgctgctgctCTAACAAATTACCCCAGGATTCGTGGTTTGAAACAAGACAATttcttttcttacagttctggaggtcagaaggaTGGAACAGGACTCACTGGGCTATAAAATCAAGGCTGATTCCTTCTGGTGGCTCCAGAGGAGACTCTGTTCTTTCACCTTTTCTACCGTTCAGTGGCCATCTGCATTTCTGGGCTCGTGGCCCATTTCTCGGTTGTCAGAGCCAACTTTGTGGCATCTTTTCTCCTCTCTGACCTTTGTTCCATCCTCACATCTTGTCTCTCGGACTCTGATTCTCCCCCtttccttcttataaggaccctgTAATCACACTGGGCCCATCTGGATAACCCAAGATCTTCTGCCCATCTCAAGATCTTGAACTTGAACTtaaaatcacatctgcaaagtccctttgtcttcttcttcttttctttttttttttttttttttttttttgcaactctTGGCTGTTGGCTCTGCAGGGTAAAAGTTCCTTTATCTTGTATGGCAACATATTCACAGCTTCCAGGTGATGCAGGATTTCTGGCTCCTTAGCTCAGCTAGGTCCGGGTTCTTGTCTCATgaccaggaaaaattaggcatgTGGACCCTTGAagatggagtggagtagaatttattaagtgaaaggaaagctctcagcaaagagaggGTTCCTGAAAGCAGGTTCTCGGTTACCCCCTCGCAGTTGAATACaaggtgttgttgttgttgttttgtttttttgtgtttttttgtgggCGGGTGGGgtaggagttttgctcttgctgcccaggctggagtgcagtagtgtgatcttggctcactgcaacctccacctcctgggttcaagcaatccttctgtctcagcctcctgagtagctgggactacaggtgtgagccaccatgcccggctaatttcatatttttagtagagatggggtttcaccatgttggtgaggctagtcttgaactgctgacctcaggtgatccacccacctcagcctcccaaaatactggcattccaggcatgagccaccacaaccagccacaAGGGCTTTTATATAAGCTGATGGGGCTGGGTTCCCTGTTTGTATTAGGTGCAAATTCCTGATGGCTCCACCCCACTCCCCCAGTGCGTATGTGGGCCCTTAGTCCCCTGCTGGGGTGTTTAGGCAAGCCCCCTgtgcaagttcccttatctgcaCAAAACATCTGGTGTAACTGCTTATGAGGTGGGTCAGATGTTCTCAGGGGACCCTTCCCTTACTGTCTGCCTACAGCAAGCTGGCTAACACCTTTCACAGGGATTAGcaagtggacatctttgggggccattaccCTGTCGACCACATCATCTAATCAGGTCTAGGCATTGTCATTAGTCAATATTTATGTAAATGGTgaacaaacaagaaataaatgGGGTCCAGGAAATGTGgaattaatgaatggaataggCAACAATGATCCTTGTTGGAATGATTTTACCCCAGCTATGGCTATTAGCTCCGAGTGGGGCCCCAGGCCTCCAGCCTCCCTCTGCATGACTCTTTCAGGAAGTTCGTATCCTAGCCCTACCTCTGCCTGGAAGATGCCCACAAATTTCTGTCTGGTCCAGCTTGTTCTGAGCACAATTCACTTCCCCTTGAGATGCTCCCCCACCCATGTGAGTCAGCTCAGTCAATGTCCTGGAAAGCTCTTTACACATCTCTGAATTTCAC
Proteins encoded in this window:
- the LOC129459804 gene encoding sialic acid-binding Ig-like lectin 13, whose product is MLPLLLPLLWAGTLALEGIFQLEVPESVTVQEGLCVFVPCTFFYLRHTVIKIGLAHGYWFREGDNPLRDAPVATNDPARQVREETRGRFCLLGNPREKNCSLSIRDARKRDSGSYFFRVEERMMKYNYKDPQLSVHVTALTHRPDILIPGALKSGRPRNLTCSVPWACEQGTPPIFSWIGTSVSPLSSTTALSSVVTLIPQPQDHGSRLTCQVTLPGAGVTTTRTVRLDVSYPPQNLTLTVFQGDGTASTTLTNGSSLQVLEGQSLRLVCDVDSNPPARLSWAHENLILSPSQPNPGMLELPQVHLRNEGEFTCRARNPLGSQQISLRLFVQRKSGPMAEVVLVAIGEAAVKILLLFLCLIILRVKSHRRKAAKAATGVEAA